A region of Plantactinospora sp. BC1 DNA encodes the following proteins:
- a CDS encoding AlpA family transcriptional regulator: MEELVGVAEIRDMLGGNLSRQRVHVITSHRDFPAPIQKLKMGNVWLKRDVEEWIRKRQAAG, from the coding sequence GTGGAGGAACTGGTCGGAGTGGCGGAGATCCGCGACATGTTGGGCGGCAACCTGTCCCGACAGCGAGTCCACGTCATCACCAGCCACCGGGACTTCCCGGCCCCGATCCAGAAACTGAAGATGGGCAACGTCTGGTTGAAGCGGGACGTCGAGGAGTGGATCAGAAAGCGGCAGGCTGCCGGATAG